TGGTATAACGATAAGGCACGCCAACCATAAATTCGGCATGGTGAACAGTTGTACAGGTAAAACGCGGGTGCGCCCCTAGGCTGAGCATTTTTGCACCTCTTGTAACAAGCCGATCCTTGATGGAGCGAGGCCCAAAGGCGTGCCTAGGTGTAGAGTGTCAACACGTTGTTCACCCTCCGCTCAGCCTTGAGGCTGGAGGTTTTCTGCCAAGAGCCGTATGCGGACGCACAAAGTTGTAGCGATGCGTCCAGACCGGCAAGTTCGCTGTTCTTTTC
This region of Desulfovibrio porci genomic DNA includes:
- a CDS encoding integrase core domain-containing protein, with translation KRTANLPVWTHRYNFVRPHTALGRKPPASRLSGG